In the genome of Segatella copri, one region contains:
- a CDS encoding transposase, giving the protein MNTGLDQYMDIFKDAVEDSAAKLTKSFEKILIEVIILFMVIPRKINFTQMGRYGSHVEQTYRNAFGLKKSKSIDWLKLNVSLAKRFFGKQGRWAIAIDPSYISKAGKKTPHIGRFWSGCAQSVKHGLEIMGIGLIDIDAKDCMMLKAHQSLSNKELSLRNKTMVDFYISVIKRYRKELLKLSTLIVADAYFSTSTFVNGIKKEGFSLISRFRDNACLFYVYAGPRTGKRGRPKTKDGKIDMKNLDLTRMEKMEMKDIEGTAYTLIAYSKALRCKVRLVIWQMPNGKKKLFFSTDTSLSGEEVLLYYRTRFQIEFCFRDAKGYTGLMDCQARDKWKLDFAFNASFTSLNVAKVTMKEMGMEYSMSSFKSLMTNIYLVKRIFKASGYTPNRTLISKIFKDLSCLQRIAA; this is encoded by the coding sequence ATGAATACAGGACTTGACCAATATATGGATATCTTTAAAGATGCAGTTGAAGATTCGGCTGCAAAGTTAACAAAAAGTTTCGAGAAAATACTCATCGAGGTGATAATTTTGTTCATGGTAATACCAAGAAAGATAAATTTCACCCAAATGGGGAGGTATGGCTCGCATGTTGAGCAAACCTATCGCAACGCATTCGGCTTAAAAAAGTCGAAAAGCATTGACTGGCTCAAACTTAATGTCTCACTTGCCAAGCGCTTCTTTGGTAAACAGGGAAGATGGGCTATTGCCATTGATCCCAGCTACATCAGCAAAGCTGGCAAGAAGACTCCACATATCGGTCGTTTTTGGTCGGGATGTGCACAGTCTGTTAAACATGGTCTCGAAATCATGGGTATTGGCCTCATTGATATTGATGCCAAAGACTGCATGATGTTAAAAGCACACCAGTCGCTAAGTAATAAAGAACTGAGTCTTAGAAACAAGACTATGGTAGATTTCTATATCAGCGTCATTAAGCGTTACCGCAAGGAACTTCTTAAACTCTCAACCCTCATAGTTGCAGATGCTTACTTCTCTACAAGTACATTTGTTAATGGGATAAAGAAAGAAGGGTTCTCTTTGATAAGCCGCTTTCGTGACAATGCTTGTCTCTTTTATGTCTATGCTGGTCCACGTACTGGAAAACGTGGTCGCCCCAAGACCAAGGATGGCAAGATTGATATGAAGAATCTTGACCTCACTCGAATGGAGAAGATGGAGATGAAAGATATAGAAGGAACAGCTTATACTTTGATAGCCTATTCCAAGGCACTCAGGTGTAAAGTTAGACTTGTCATCTGGCAGATGCCGAATGGCAAGAAGAAACTATTCTTCTCTACAGACACCTCACTTTCGGGTGAAGAAGTACTTCTTTATTATAGAACCAGGTTCCAGATCGAATTTTGCTTTCGTGACGCCAAAGGCTATACTGGTCTTATGGACTGCCAGGCTCGCGATAAGTGGAAACTCGATTTTGCTTTCAATGCTTCGTTCACATCACTAAATGTTGCCAAGGTAACTATGAAGGAGATGGGAATGGAATATTCTATGTCTTCATTCAAGTCACTGATGACCAATATTTATCTGGTGAAACGAATTTTTAAAGCAAGCGGGTACACCCCGAACCGAACTTTAATTAGCAAGATTTTCAAAGATCTCTCGTGCTTACAGCGTATAGCTGCTTAG
- a CDS encoding ISL3 family transposase, producing the protein MVLVSTATHAFCDRCGQKTTHTRGWQKRTVTMCPLGCKRFVLTLYMRRFYCQSDKHIFVEQQTKWLNKYARFSVRCIELMNQLHIHMSSVSTSKVMRKMGITCCPNTCINHLKKIQRLPDRTARNIGIDDFAKRKGHTYGSVIVDHDTGEILELIDSRDSSIVANVLKQYKKVDTITRDRGRCFIKAIKQGAPSAHAITDKFHVIEDLTSAVFPKILQEFLHKRMELLTQGLVGPIKPQISRGWLYTSIYAVLESMCKDTRRIKKMAEWNTFMDLYARQGLTLSEIHDKTGFDGFKMGKLRNTKYEDLLNPTQLRAYKAIESITNRILCKKSLDYSVVTKGLHSTEKKEILKRLLFLLREKWKEDWKAYDDAYKAFLAKATIRSEEYDLWNSIVHFNWKTKTDTVRLFLQDLHITDLAYYITTFQGILSGEVKMNLYKWINMVIGCGNEKMEKFAKGLIKDYSAINNSIASKLNNGILEGSVNKIKTAKRIMGGRASISLLQIKVSSNLDT; encoded by the coding sequence ATGGTTCTCGTGAGTACGGCTACCCATGCCTTCTGCGACCGTTGTGGCCAGAAAACCACTCATACCCGTGGCTGGCAAAAGAGAACGGTCACGATGTGTCCTTTAGGGTGTAAACGGTTTGTTCTCACCCTTTACATGCGCCGTTTTTACTGCCAGTCTGATAAACATATATTTGTAGAGCAACAGACGAAGTGGCTAAACAAATATGCAAGATTCAGTGTAAGATGCATAGAGTTGATGAACCAGCTTCATATACATATGTCATCTGTGTCGACCTCCAAGGTCATGAGAAAGATGGGAATCACCTGCTGTCCAAATACTTGCATAAATCATTTGAAAAAGATCCAAAGACTTCCAGACAGGACTGCCAGGAATATAGGCATAGATGACTTTGCCAAGAGAAAGGGACATACCTATGGCAGTGTTATCGTAGACCATGACACAGGCGAGATTTTGGAACTGATAGACTCTAGAGATTCTTCGATTGTGGCAAATGTCTTGAAACAATACAAGAAAGTCGATACTATCACTCGTGATAGGGGACGATGCTTCATTAAGGCTATCAAGCAAGGAGCCCCATCAGCACATGCTATCACAGACAAATTCCATGTCATTGAAGACTTGACGAGCGCAGTCTTTCCAAAGATTCTGCAGGAGTTTTTGCATAAGAGAATGGAGTTGCTGACTCAAGGTCTAGTTGGTCCCATTAAGCCACAAATAAGTAGAGGTTGGCTTTATACCAGCATATATGCAGTCTTGGAATCGATGTGCAAGGATACAAGAAGAATCAAGAAAATGGCTGAATGGAACACTTTCATGGATCTTTATGCAAGGCAAGGACTGACTTTGAGTGAAATCCATGACAAAACAGGGTTTGATGGATTTAAGATGGGAAAGCTAAGGAACACCAAATATGAGGACTTGCTCAACCCAACGCAACTAAGGGCTTACAAAGCCATAGAATCTATTACAAACAGGATTCTCTGTAAAAAGTCATTGGATTACTCTGTGGTTACCAAGGGGTTACATTCTACAGAGAAGAAAGAAATACTGAAAAGACTTCTTTTTCTACTGAGAGAAAAATGGAAGGAAGACTGGAAGGCATACGATGATGCCTACAAGGCATTTCTTGCAAAGGCAACTATCAGGAGCGAAGAGTATGACCTTTGGAATTCAATAGTTCACTTCAACTGGAAAACCAAGACTGATACAGTCAGATTGTTTCTGCAGGACTTGCATATTACCGATTTAGCCTATTATATAACAACATTTCAAGGCATTTTGAGCGGAGAGGTCAAAATGAACTTGTACAAATGGATTAACATGGTCATAGGATGTGGTAATGAGAAAATGGAAAAGTTTGCCAAAGGACTGATTAAGGACTATTCCGCCATCAATAATTCTATTGCTAGCAAATTGAACAATGGAATCCTTGAAGGTTCGGTCAACAAGATAAAGACCGCAAAGCGAATTATGGGTGGAAGAGCATCGATTTCTCTTTTGCAGATAAAGGTCTCCTCAAACTTAGATACATAA
- a CDS encoding Na/Pi cotransporter family protein, with product MSIWIFFRLIGALALLMFGMKTMSDSLQKMAGPQLRHVLGTMTTNRLTGILSGTLITAAVQSSTATTVMTVSFVNAGLLTLAQAISVIMGANIGTTLTAWIMSAGFSFNITDFVWPAFFIAIILIYSKKRKIIGDFIFGISFMFLGLGTLRQTGIDMDLAHNQPVLDFFASFDPHSFQTTITFLLIGSVLTMCVQSSAAVMAITMILCSTGVLPIYQGIALVMGENIGTTVTSNVAALTANTQARRAAMAHMVFNIFGVLWILCVFRPFIHLVCGWVGFDDMMEKSDPHFVANAAKLSFVLAAFHTTFNLSNTFILVWFIPQIEKLVCKIIRPKKNADEDDFRLRFIQSGIMKTPEISVLEAQKEIHCFAERIQRMFGMVKELLGETNDDKFIKLYTRIEKYEGISDNMEIEIAKYLDQVSDSHLSDETKAKIRAMLREISEIESIGDSCFNIARTLNRRIRGKEDFIPSQYEHMHQMMELTDNALTQMNITLVGHKGDNDANLSFNIENEINNYRNQLKSQNINDVNNHLYTYAIGTMYMDIIQECEKLGDYVVNVVEARMGVRQHEA from the coding sequence ATGTCGATTTGGATATTTTTTAGGCTTATTGGAGCACTCGCCTTACTTATGTTTGGTATGAAGACCATGAGCGACAGTTTGCAGAAGATGGCAGGACCACAGCTCCGCCATGTGTTAGGAACTATGACCACCAATCGTTTGACGGGCATCCTCTCGGGTACGCTCATCACCGCTGCGGTGCAGTCTTCTACAGCTACGACGGTGATGACCGTATCATTCGTCAATGCCGGTCTCCTTACCCTTGCCCAGGCGATTTCCGTCATCATGGGCGCCAACATTGGAACCACACTCACTGCCTGGATCATGAGTGCGGGTTTCTCGTTCAACATCACGGATTTTGTATGGCCGGCGTTCTTCATCGCCATCATCCTCATCTATAGTAAGAAGCGCAAGATTATCGGCGACTTCATCTTCGGTATATCCTTTATGTTCCTAGGCTTGGGTACGCTTCGCCAAACCGGCATCGACATGGATCTGGCTCATAACCAGCCAGTTCTCGATTTCTTTGCAAGTTTCGATCCCCACAGTTTCCAGACCACCATCACCTTCCTGCTCATTGGTAGTGTCCTGACCATGTGCGTGCAGAGTTCGGCAGCCGTCATGGCGATTACGATGATTCTCTGCTCCACTGGCGTATTGCCTATCTATCAGGGTATTGCGCTTGTGATGGGTGAGAATATCGGTACCACGGTCACCTCTAACGTGGCAGCACTCACCGCCAACACCCAGGCACGAAGAGCGGCGATGGCGCACATGGTGTTCAACATCTTCGGTGTACTCTGGATACTCTGCGTGTTCCGTCCGTTCATCCATCTGGTTTGCGGTTGGGTAGGTTTCGACGATATGATGGAGAAGAGCGATCCTCATTTCGTTGCCAATGCAGCCAAGCTGTCGTTTGTGCTAGCCGCCTTCCATACCACGTTCAACCTCTCCAACACCTTTATCCTGGTTTGGTTTATCCCTCAGATAGAGAAGTTGGTATGCAAGATTATCCGTCCAAAGAAGAATGCCGACGAGGACGATTTCCGTCTGCGTTTCATCCAGAGCGGTATCATGAAGACTCCGGAAATCTCTGTATTGGAGGCTCAGAAGGAGATTCATTGTTTCGCAGAGCGCATCCAGCGTATGTTCGGCATGGTGAAGGAACTCCTGGGCGAGACCAACGACGATAAGTTTATCAAGCTCTATACCCGCATCGAGAAGTACGAAGGCATCTCCGACAACATGGAGATTGAGATTGCGAAGTATCTCGACCAGGTGAGTGATTCTCATCTTTCTGACGAGACGAAGGCGAAGATTCGCGCCATGCTGCGTGAGATTTCAGAGATTGAGAGTATCGGTGACAGCTGTTTCAACATCGCCCGTACCCTGAACCGCCGCATCCGTGGCAAGGAAGATTTCATTCCTTCTCAGTATGAGCACATGCACCAGATGATGGAGCTTACGGATAATGCCCTCACCCAGATGAACATCACTCTCGTAGGTCATAAGGGGGACAACGATGCCAACCTCTCTTTCAACATCGAGAACGAGATCAACAACTATCGCAACCAGTTGAAGAGCCAGAACATCAACGATGTAAACAACCATCTCTACACCTACGCCATCGGTACCATGTACATGGATATCATCCAGGAGTGCGAGAAGCTCGGCGACTACGTGGTGAACGTAGTGGAGGCCCGCATGGGTGTAAGACAGCATGAAGCTTGA
- a CDS encoding nucleoside kinase, with the protein MKQMIQIRCKNNKKTQKVEIGSTLFDVFSAFDLKMTHGPVSARVNNKVEGMHYRVYNSKDVEFLDMASASGSRAYTRTLFFVLCKAVQDIYPNTDVVIDIPVSNGFYVDIRLGRPVVEEDVNILRRRMQEIIDAKMPIRRYMVPTEDAIALFQEKGDVEKVKLLKTSGSIYTTYYKIGEYVDFYYGTLLTNTSGLYLFGLEKYYDGMLLRIPSLKDPDKLGEMTKQDKMFDIFKEHHRWQDILGIRTVGDFNQAIDAGHATDIINISEALQEKKIAKIAEDIANRQGVKLVLLAGPSSSGKTTSCKRLSIQLAVNGLKPLQISLDDYFVDRDRTPKDDNGEYDFESIYALNLDLLNEQFNALFRGEEVELPKYDFPSGKSVKSGKKLKMEPNNVLVVEGIHALNPELTAHIPQEQIYRVYASALTTILLDNHNYIPTTDNRLLRRIIRDYKYRGVSAQETIHRWPSVRAGENKWIFPYQENADAMFNTAMLYELSVIKMQAEPLLQQVPENCEEHAEAYRLLKFLKYFKGIPYNNLPPTSLLREFLGGSSFHY; encoded by the coding sequence ATGAAACAAATGATTCAAATCCGTTGCAAAAATAATAAAAAAACTCAGAAAGTCGAAATCGGGAGCACACTTTTTGATGTTTTTTCTGCATTTGACCTCAAAATGACCCACGGACCGGTGTCTGCAAGGGTAAATAATAAGGTTGAAGGCATGCATTATCGTGTTTATAACTCCAAGGATGTTGAGTTTCTTGATATGGCCTCCGCCTCCGGTTCGCGCGCCTACACCCGCACCCTCTTCTTCGTGCTGTGCAAGGCGGTGCAGGACATCTATCCCAATACGGATGTGGTGATTGATATCCCCGTATCCAACGGTTTCTATGTAGATATCCGTCTGGGTCGCCCGGTAGTGGAAGAGGATGTGAACATCCTCCGACGCCGCATGCAGGAAATCATCGATGCCAAGATGCCGATACGCCGATACATGGTGCCTACCGAGGATGCCATCGCCCTGTTTCAGGAAAAGGGGGATGTGGAAAAAGTGAAACTGCTCAAGACTTCCGGCTCCATCTATACCACCTATTATAAAATAGGTGAATATGTGGATTTCTATTACGGCACGCTGCTCACCAACACTTCGGGGCTTTATCTCTTCGGATTGGAGAAGTATTACGATGGCATGCTGCTGCGCATTCCTTCGCTCAAGGATCCGGATAAATTGGGCGAGATGACGAAGCAGGATAAGATGTTCGACATCTTCAAGGAGCACCATCGCTGGCAGGACATCCTGGGCATCAGAACCGTGGGCGACTTCAACCAGGCGATAGATGCGGGACATGCCACCGACATCATCAACATCAGTGAGGCACTGCAGGAGAAGAAGATAGCCAAGATAGCCGAGGATATTGCGAACCGTCAGGGCGTGAAGCTCGTGTTGCTGGCTGGTCCTTCGTCTTCGGGCAAGACCACATCCTGCAAGCGATTGAGCATCCAGCTTGCCGTGAACGGACTGAAGCCTCTACAGATTTCGCTGGACGATTACTTTGTGGATAGAGACAGGACGCCGAAGGATGACAATGGCGAATATGATTTTGAGAGCATCTATGCCCTGAATCTCGATCTGCTGAACGAGCAGTTTAATGCTCTTTTCCGTGGCGAGGAGGTGGAGTTGCCGAAATATGATTTCCCTTCGGGCAAGAGTGTGAAGAGTGGAAAGAAGCTGAAGATGGAGCCTAACAATGTGCTGGTGGTTGAGGGAATCCATGCCTTGAACCCAGAACTGACGGCTCATATTCCGCAGGAGCAGATTTATCGTGTGTATGCGTCGGCGCTGACCACCATTCTGCTGGATAATCATAACTATATCCCTACCACCGACAACCGATTGCTCCGTCGCATCATCCGCGACTATAAGTATAGGGGTGTGTCAGCGCAGGAGACGATTCATCGCTGGCCTTCGGTAAGGGCAGGTGAGAACAAGTGGATATTCCCATATCAGGAGAATGCTGATGCTATGTTCAACACGGCGATGCTTTATGAGTTGTCGGTTATCAAGATGCAGGCAGAGCCTCTATTGCAGCAGGTTCCGGAAAATTGCGAGGAGCATGCCGAGGCATATCGCCTTCTCAAGTTCCTGAAGTATTTCAAGGGAATACCTTATAACAATCTGCCGCCTACTTCGCTTCTGCGAGAGTTCCTGGGGGGCAGCTCATTCCATTATTAA
- the upp gene encoding uracil phosphoribosyltransferase, whose product MEIINLSEHNSIINRYLAEMRDCDYQKNRLLFRNNIKRIGEYEAFEISKTLNYQSKEVTTPLGVAQVNLPTDKIVIGTIFRAGLPFHEGFLNIFDHSGNAFVSAYREYTNKEHTEIGVHIEYLATPDLTDKTLIIADPMLATGISMEMGMKAFLTKGNPKHIHVACVLASPEGIEHVKKTFPEDKTTIWCASIDEGLNEHKYIVPGFGDAGDLCYGNKL is encoded by the coding sequence ATGGAGATTATCAATCTGAGCGAGCATAACAGCATCATCAACAGATACCTGGCAGAGATGCGTGACTGCGACTATCAAAAGAACCGTCTTCTCTTCCGCAACAACATCAAGAGAATCGGCGAGTATGAGGCTTTTGAGATTTCAAAGACCCTCAATTATCAATCTAAAGAGGTGACCACCCCGCTGGGCGTGGCACAAGTCAATCTTCCTACCGACAAGATTGTCATCGGTACCATCTTCCGTGCCGGTCTGCCTTTCCACGAGGGTTTCCTGAACATCTTCGACCATTCGGGCAATGCCTTCGTTAGTGCCTATCGCGAATATACCAACAAGGAACATACCGAGATTGGCGTTCACATTGAGTATCTGGCTACCCCAGACCTCACCGACAAGACGCTCATCATCGCTGACCCTATGCTTGCCACCGGCATCAGCATGGAAATGGGTATGAAGGCGTTTCTTACCAAGGGCAATCCTAAGCACATCCACGTGGCTTGCGTCCTCGCTTCGCCAGAAGGCATCGAGCACGTAAAGAAGACTTTCCCAGAAGACAAGACCACCATCTGGTGCGCTTCTATCGACGAGGGATTGAACGAACATAAATACATCGTACCAGGATTCGGCGACGCCGGAGACCTCTGCTACGGCAACAAACTGTAA
- the pckA gene encoding phosphoenolpyruvate carboxykinase (ATP) — MAKFDKSVLAKYGITGTTEVLYNPSYEVLFNEETKEGLEGFEVGQETELGAVNVMTGIYTGRSPKDKFIVDDATSHDTVWWDSEEYHNDNHKATPEAWNAVKEIAKKELSNKKLFVVDGFCGTHKDTRMKVRFIVEVAWQAHFVTNMFIRPQNEAEFDQEPDFIVYNASKAKVENWKELGLHSETAVVFNVTSKEQVIINTWYGGEMKKGMFSMMNYFLPLKGMASMHCSANTDMNGENTAIFFGLSGTGKTTLSTDPKRKLIGDDEHGWDDEGVFNFEGGCYAKVINLDKESEPDIYGAITRDALLENVTVAKDGKIDFADKTVTENTRVSYPIYHIKNIQRPFSQGPAAKQVIFLSADAFGVLPPVSILNAEQTKYYFLSGFTAKLAGTERGITEPTPTFSACFGQAFLELHPTKYAEELVKKMQKSGAKAYLVNTGWNGTGKRISIRDTRGIIDAILDHSIDAAPTKTIPFFNFVVPTQLEGVDPKILDPRDTYADASQWEEKAKDLAARFIKNFKKYETNEAGKALVAAGPQL, encoded by the coding sequence ATGGCAAAGTTTGATAAGTCAGTTTTGGCAAAGTACGGAATCACAGGTACAACTGAGGTTCTCTACAATCCTTCTTATGAGGTATTGTTCAATGAGGAGACTAAGGAAGGTCTCGAGGGTTTTGAGGTTGGTCAGGAGACTGAGCTCGGTGCAGTTAACGTAATGACTGGTATTTACACAGGTCGTTCTCCTAAAGACAAGTTCATCGTTGACGATGCTACATCTCACGACACTGTATGGTGGGATTCTGAGGAGTATCACAACGATAACCACAAGGCTACTCCAGAGGCTTGGAATGCCGTTAAGGAGATCGCTAAGAAGGAGCTTTCTAACAAGAAGTTGTTCGTAGTAGATGGTTTCTGCGGTACACACAAGGATACACGTATGAAGGTACGTTTCATCGTTGAGGTAGCATGGCAGGCACACTTCGTAACAAATATGTTCATCCGTCCTCAGAACGAGGCTGAGTTCGATCAGGAGCCAGACTTCATCGTTTACAATGCTTCTAAGGCAAAGGTTGAGAACTGGAAGGAGTTGGGTCTCCACTCAGAGACAGCCGTTGTATTCAACGTAACTTCTAAGGAGCAGGTTATCATCAACACATGGTATGGTGGTGAGATGAAGAAGGGTATGTTCTCTATGATGAACTACTTCTTGCCATTGAAGGGTATGGCTTCTATGCACTGCTCTGCCAACACAGATATGAACGGTGAGAATACAGCTATCTTCTTCGGTCTTTCTGGTACAGGTAAGACTACATTGTCAACAGACCCTAAGCGTAAGTTGATCGGTGACGATGAGCACGGATGGGACGACGAGGGTGTGTTCAACTTCGAAGGTGGTTGCTACGCTAAGGTTATCAACCTCGACAAGGAGTCTGAGCCAGATATCTACGGTGCTATCACACGTGACGCTCTCCTCGAGAACGTAACTGTAGCTAAGGATGGTAAGATTGACTTCGCAGATAAGACTGTTACCGAGAATACTCGTGTATCTTATCCTATCTACCACATCAAGAACATCCAGCGTCCATTCTCTCAGGGTCCAGCTGCTAAGCAGGTTATCTTCCTCTCAGCAGATGCATTCGGTGTATTGCCACCAGTATCTATCTTGAACGCTGAGCAGACTAAGTATTACTTCCTCTCTGGCTTCACAGCTAAGTTGGCTGGTACAGAGCGCGGTATCACCGAGCCTACTCCAACATTCTCTGCTTGCTTCGGTCAGGCATTCTTGGAGTTGCACCCAACTAAGTACGCTGAGGAGTTGGTAAAGAAGATGCAGAAGTCTGGTGCTAAGGCATACTTGGTTAACACAGGTTGGAACGGTACAGGCAAGCGTATCTCTATCCGCGATACACGTGGTATCATCGACGCTATCCTCGACCACTCAATCGACGCAGCTCCTACAAAGACTATCCCATTCTTCAACTTCGTAGTTCCTACACAGTTGGAAGGCGTAGATCCTAAGATCCTCGATCCTCGTGATACATACGCTGATGCTTCTCAGTGGGAGGAGAAGGCTAAGGATTTGGCTGCTCGCTTCATCAAGAACTTCAAGAAGTATGAGACAAACGAGGCTGGTAAGGCTCTCGTTGCTGCTGGTCCACAACTCTAA
- a CDS encoding DUF6242 domain-containing protein, which translates to MKRKFFAFIALITATFSLSSCLSSDDTTVEYTYDTAITSFSLGNLDRYAKTAAGKDTLLKSNVTGSNYKFYINQTTRQIYNADSLPAGTRTAAVLATIASKNSSPVILMHAKQPENLDSAVYYSSTDSIDFSQPRKIRVYNNAFSAYTTYTVTVNVHQEKPYDFNWQAKGAQAALAALQDVKVLALGEYIYAFGKTAEGMKIYKTSYTDGTAWTEVTPNQAFAADDYQNAVMMDGNIFLLSGSKVYLSADAATWQQVGENSELKQLAGASSKYLYAFTATGISVSKDKGATWTAQKIDAKYDLLPTQNLSMSVSGIASVKNAENVLLLGTRDASYGDTIATTWTHVADYASNAPEYAWNYMDVDANQAKNMLPMMSEVITCAADTGYVALGSNGNWYKSKDNGLTWAVDSLITLPAEFKANTGRFGFCRDNNHFYWVIRNGYVWKGRYNIDGWRKD; encoded by the coding sequence ATGAAAAGGAAGTTTTTTGCTTTCATAGCACTGATTACAGCTACTTTCTCGCTCTCATCTTGCTTGAGCAGCGACGATACAACTGTGGAATATACATACGATACGGCCATCACCAGCTTCTCGCTCGGTAACCTCGACAGATATGCTAAGACTGCTGCCGGAAAGGATACCCTGCTGAAGTCGAACGTGACGGGCTCCAACTATAAATTTTATATAAATCAGACCACCCGTCAGATCTATAATGCGGATTCCTTGCCAGCCGGTACAAGGACAGCTGCCGTGTTGGCTACCATCGCCAGCAAGAACAGCAGTCCGGTGATCCTGATGCATGCTAAACAACCAGAGAATCTTGATTCGGCTGTCTATTATTCAAGCACCGACTCCATCGATTTCTCGCAGCCACGCAAAATCCGCGTGTACAACAATGCCTTCTCTGCATACACCACTTACACCGTGACCGTGAATGTGCATCAGGAGAAGCCATACGATTTCAACTGGCAGGCTAAAGGAGCACAGGCTGCTTTGGCTGCCCTCCAGGATGTGAAGGTGCTCGCCCTGGGCGAATACATTTATGCCTTCGGTAAGACTGCCGAGGGTATGAAGATATACAAGACTTCTTATACAGACGGTACTGCGTGGACAGAGGTTACCCCTAACCAGGCTTTCGCAGCTGATGACTATCAGAATGCCGTGATGATGGATGGCAATATCTTCCTCCTTTCAGGCAGTAAGGTTTATCTTTCTGCCGATGCTGCTACCTGGCAGCAGGTGGGAGAGAACAGCGAACTCAAGCAGCTGGCTGGTGCCAGCAGCAAGTATCTCTATGCCTTCACGGCTACTGGCATCTCCGTATCCAAGGATAAGGGAGCCACCTGGACAGCCCAGAAGATAGATGCAAAATATGATCTCCTGCCAACCCAGAACCTGAGCATGAGCGTTTCGGGCATCGCTTCGGTGAAGAATGCCGAGAACGTACTCCTCCTGGGAACCCGTGATGCCAGCTACGGCGATACCATCGCTACCACCTGGACTCATGTGGCAGATTATGCCAGCAATGCTCCTGAATATGCCTGGAACTATATGGATGTGGATGCCAACCAGGCTAAGAACATGCTGCCGATGATGAGCGAGGTGATTACCTGCGCTGCCGATACCGGCTATGTGGCTCTGGGAAGCAACGGCAACTGGTATAAGAGCAAGGACAACGGACTGACCTGGGCGGTGGATTCGCTCATCACCCTGCCAGCAGAGTTCAAGGCAAATACCGGCCGCTTCGGTTTCTGCCGCGACAACAACCACTTCTACTGGGTAATCCGCAACGGTTACGTATGGAAGGGACGCTATAACATCGATGGCTGGCGCAAGGACTAA
- a CDS encoding DUF6089 family protein, translating into MKISLRNFLLLLCLLFQMQWARAQDDPQYRMEIGAGVGLVAYEGDLNGNVFANQQPMGAIVGRYNFDPYKDLRLNLAFGKLKGSTDKVETYYPDYQEAPYSFNNTLVDMSLVFEYNFWPYGTGRDYRGAKRLVPFVFGGLGATFVKGDGKNVFTANVPLGIGAKYKVTDRLNIGVDWTIHFSLNDELDGVKDPYLIKSSGAFKNTDCYSMLQLSLTYSFSERCKTCNKED; encoded by the coding sequence ATGAAAATCAGCTTGCGCAACTTCCTGTTGCTGCTGTGCCTCTTGTTCCAGATGCAATGGGCAAGGGCGCAGGACGACCCGCAATATCGCATGGAGATAGGTGCGGGCGTTGGTCTGGTGGCTTACGAAGGCGACCTGAACGGCAATGTCTTTGCCAACCAGCAGCCGATGGGAGCCATCGTGGGCAGATATAATTTCGACCCATACAAGGACTTGCGGCTCAACCTGGCGTTCGGCAAACTGAAAGGATCCACCGACAAGGTGGAAACCTACTATCCCGACTATCAGGAGGCACCTTACTCCTTCAACAACACGCTGGTGGATATGAGCCTGGTGTTTGAGTATAACTTCTGGCCTTACGGCACAGGCAGGGACTATCGCGGAGCCAAAAGGCTGGTGCCCTTCGTGTTTGGCGGCCTGGGAGCCACCTTTGTGAAGGGAGACGGGAAGAATGTATTTACCGCCAACGTGCCCCTGGGCATCGGCGCCAAATATAAGGTGACAGACAGGCTGAACATCGGCGTGGACTGGACCATCCATTTCTCGCTGAACGACGAACTGGACGGGGTGAAAGACCCCTATCTCATCAAGAGCAGCGGAGCCTTCAAGAACACCGACTGCTACTCGATGCTCCAGTTATCGCTCACCTACAGTTTCAGCGAAAGATGTAAAACTTGTAATAAGGAAGATTAA